In Myxococcales bacterium, the genomic window CCGCTGCGTGCAGTGTGGCGGCGAGTTCGTTCCAGACCGGGGATTCGTGAGCGCCAGGTCACCGCGGCGCGCCGAGTGCCATGAGGCCGGCCGCGAAGCAGTGCCGCGAGTGGCGCGCCAATAACAAGAGATGACGGCCGAGCACTACCAGGACGTGGTGGTCCCGTTCGCCGAGAGCAGCGGGACTACCAGCGGCGATGGCGCTGCTGGAGCCGGCGCTTGCGCGAGATACGAGAGAAGATTGACGGTGATGGGCGGGGCCCTGCTGGGTGAGGCCCCGTGGCCTGGTCCCGCAGGCCGAGCAGTTGCTCGATCGGGCCGTTGGCAGCGCCAAACTCGGCGTTCTCGCGGGGGAAAAGCTCCGCGCGGTGGCGGCGGTGCGCCCACCATCACGGCGTTCGCAGAGCTCGAGGCGAGCATGACGGAGCTTCCGGGGAGCTGGGTCTGTGACGGCGGCGGCGAGGATACGAGAGGAGACGGACCACGGCTGAGGATTCGCGACCGTCGCGGTGGCCATGGACCTCGAGCTCCACCAGCTGGACCGCCTGTACGAGGCGCTGCGGACGACGAGCCGCGAGCGCGACAGCCGGGTTGTGGCGTCCCTGGCTCGCGACGGCCAGCAGCTGCCGGTAGTCGTGATCGCGGCGACAGGACGCCGCCGCCTTGATCCCGGTCGACGGCTACAAGCGGGTCCGAGGGCTCCACAAGCTCGGCCAGGATCCGGTCCGCGCCACCCGCTGGGACCTGCCCGAGCCGGAGGGCGCTGCTGCTCGGCGGCTGATGCGCGCGGCCGAGGGGGAGCGCGCGCTCGAGCAGGTGCTGTCGCTGGTGCGCGAGCTCCAGGAGCGAGCGACACGCTCGAAGATCTGGCCCGCCGCTTGCGGTCGCAGCCCGAGCTGGGTGGAGTCGCCGGCTCGGCCTGGCCGCGACGCTGGCCGAAGCAATCCAGCAGCTGGTGCGCGACGGAAAGCTGTCCCCGGCACGCCGCCATGAAACACCTGTTGCCTTTGGCGCGCGCCCAACCGCGCGGGCGCCATCGCCCTGGCTCCAGGCCCTCGCCCCGCTCCGCCCGAGCACGCGGCAGACGGCGCTCTTGTGCGCTGCGTTTGCACGCGGCAGCGAGACGAGCCGCGAGCAGTTGCTGCTGCACCGGAGCTGCTGCGTGCCAGCGGAGCGAGCCACGCGGCGGCAAGCCCGACGACCCGGCGCAGAGCTCCGAGCGAGACGTCGGCGCTGTGGGAGGCATCGCCCGGCGCGCGTTGACTCGAGTCCGGGGTGGTCGTTCAGCAGCTGTTGCCGCCGGAGCAGGCGCGCTTGCGGCGGACTGCTGCTGGCGCGCGGCGACGTCGAGCGCTTGTCAGCACCATCGAGAAGGAGGTTCCCGATGTTGGTGAGACGACTCGATCCCACCATCCTCACCTCCTGCAACAAGCGGGTCGCGGCAGAAAACGTCATCGCTGCATGCTCGGTATCTCACGTAACGCGGTTCGGCGGGTCATCGCATCGGGAGCACCGATGTCCGACCCTCGACCGCGGCGAGAAAGCCGAGCCGTACCGACGAGCTCGTCCAGCTGGTCCACGAGTGCAGGGCAACCTCGTGCGCGTCTACGAGGAGCTTGCGGCCAGGGCGCACAGCCCTCGTACCCGACCTGACCGCGTACTGTCGCCGTCACGGCATCGGGCGTCAGCCAAAGAAGCCTGCGTGGCGCCGACCATCAGCCAGGCAAGGAGATGCAGCACGACACGTCTCCCCACTCGCTGACATCGGCGGGCTTGAGAGGGCCGTTGCAGATCACGGGCTCGCGCTCGCCTACTCGCGGCTGGCCTACGTCCAGCTGTACCCGCAGTTCACGCGGTTCGAGTGCAAGGTCTTCCTCGACGACTCGTTCGACGTGGGCGGCACCTGCCCCATCTGCATGGTCGACAACAGCAGCGTCATCGTGTGCGCGGCACCGGCGAAGACATTCCCGTGCCCGAGATGGCATCCTTCGGTGAAGCGCGCGGCTTCGGAGTTCCGCGCCCACGAGAAGGGCGACGCCAACCGCTCCGCCGTGGTCGAGGGCCTGTTCGACTTCGTGCAGAACAACTTCCTCGTTGGGCGCAAGTCCACGACTTCGACCACGCCAACCGCGAAGCCGTCATCCCTGCGACAAGATCAACGCCGCCTTCAGCCGCAAGTCCACGCCGCTCGCCGCGATCTCTTCGCGGCCGAGAGCCACCTGCTCGTCCGTTGCCCGCCTGGCGCTCACCCGTCTATCGCATCCACACCCGCCTCGTCGACCTCGAGAGCTACGTCAACGTCCACACGTTTTCGCTACGCGAAGTGCCCGCTCGCAGCATCGGTCACCAGCTCGGGTGCGCGAGACCAAGACCGAGATCCAGCTGTTCGATGGGCCGCGCGTGGTTGCCACCATCCGCGCGGGTGGATGGCCCGAAGCGAGTGCGGCTCCCCGAGCCGGAGCGCGCCGAGCACAGGCAGCGCCGCGACGGGCAGCTCGTCGCCGAGGAGCGCCAGCCCGCACGCCGAGCTCCCCGAGCTTCGCCTGGATCACCGAGCTGCACCGGCGCGCACCTCGAGGACGGGGCGTTGCCCGCCTGCGCCAGCTTCGCCGCCTGTTGCGCGACTATCCGCAGCCACCGCTCATCGACGCTCCGCGACGCAGCTCGCTACGGCCTCCTACGACCTCGAGCGCATCGAGACCATGATCCTGGCAACATCCGCCACGACTCTTCCCGCGTCGCGACCCCGACGACGAGCAGGGTGACCACATGCGCGACGACGAGCTCCATCAGCTGCTCAAGACCCTGCACCCCAGCAAGGTCCGCCAGATCATCGAAGAGGAGCTTCAGCACGCCGAGAAAAGCAGCTCACCTACGGCGAGTTCCTGCTCCGTTTGCTGCGCGCCGAGTGGCACAACAAGCAAGAGTCCGGCCCCTCAACTGGCGCATCAAGCGCGCCGCCATGCCTGGAGGTGGACCATCGAGTCGTTCCCCTTCAAGCGCCAGCCGATCTCCGCTCGCCAGATCCGCGGCTTCGCCAGCCTCGACTTCGTTGCCCGCGCCGAGAATCTGGTCTTCATCGGTGGCACCGGCGTGGGCAAGACAGGACTCGCTCGGCCTGCTCCTGAAGGCCCTCCAGAACGGCTACCGCTGGCTCTTCCTCAAAGCGCAGGACTTGTTCGACGAGATGTACGCCTCGCTCGCTGACCGCTCGTGCCAGCCAAACTGCTCAACCGCTCGCCCGCGTGGATCTTGCTCGTCATCGACGAGATGGGATACCTGAACCTTCGGCCCGAGCAGACCAACGTCTTCTCTCCGTCTGATGGAGGAGCGCCTACAAAGCGGAGGCCACGATCATCACCACCAACCTCGGCTACGAAGAGTGGCAGAACTTCCTCGGCAACAAGGCCCTCTGCGACGCTCTGCTCAGCCGCATCCCCACCAGTGCCACACCGTCTCCATCGGGACGGCCCGTCCTTCCCGCGCGATCCTCCGGCTAACGGCGACCTGGGCTCCCGCTTCGGAAGCCGCAGCGCCCCTACCGGGGCCTGCGGCTCTTCGCACCAACGCCGAAAATCGGTTGCACCACGATTTACCTGATCCAGAAGCCGGGTCGATTCTCCCGAGCAGAGGTGGGTCATGCTTGGCGAGCGCCGGAAGCGACCTGCTGGTGATCGACGACTTCGCCTGCCTCGAGATGGACCCGGCGCAGGCCGAGTCGCCTTCCAGGTCATCAGCGAGCGCTACGACTACCGCGGCTCGACCCGCATCACGACCAACGCCCCTTCAAAGAGTGGCCAAAGGTCTTCCCGGACGCCCTCAACGCCCAGGTCATCGCCGAGCGCCTCACCGAGCGCGCCGAGCACTCCGTCCACGGAAAGGGCTACCGCACGAAGCGCTGACCCTCGCGCCCAACCCCGACCGAGAGGGGACGACAGCTCGGTCAGCGAAGAGCTCGGGCGACGATCACCCGCGTCAGCCCAAGCCCCTGCAGGCGAGGTCCGCCCTCACGCCAAGGTGGTGCCGTCCCGGGCACCGGTGACATCGGGGGGAGGGGCCCCGGTCTCGTCGCTGGTGACACTAGCATCCTCCTCGCGCCGGCGAGCGCGGGAAGTCGGGTTTACAGAGTCAGACTGGTCGCGCCATGCTCAAGCCCGATGGCGAAGTCTCCGACGACACCGAAAGTTCTTTCGGCTGCGGCCACATACTCTTGCTTGAGATCGCGGTTTGGATAGTCGCGATCGTTGTCTGGTGCGTGGTCGGGCCGCTGCTCACACCGACCGTCGTGCTTGCTCTCGTGGCCATCGGGATCATCGCTCCGCTTGCCGCAGCTGCGGTCATGGTCATTCGCGGCAGACGACGCCGGCGAAGGCAGCGGGCCGCCGACCAACCACGAATTCCACGGTCGCACCGCGATTCCCAGCGGTAGCGCCGCACCCTTCAGCGCCGCGAATCACCGTGATTCCGCGCCCTGCATAACTCACGTTGCACCCGCCGAACGCCGGCCCTGCCGACTTCACCGTCCGTTCCGCTTCCGCGGGCGACCACTCTGATGCGGCACTCGCCCGCGTCTGTGGCGCCTTGCCGTCTGACGACTTGACGCTCGGCGTTCGCGGGTGAATGCGTGTGCCGTTAGGCGGACTTTCGCCATTCACTGGACTCTCATGGCGCAACGAGCGCCCGTGGTACCGTACTCATGATGAAGCTGCTCTTTGGCGCGATGCTCGCTCTAATCCTCGTCTCCGCGTGTAAGAAGGAATCTGGTGACCCCGCCGGCAGCAAGGCCGGCACGCCACCCGTATGCGTCGACGGCCAGGGTTCCGCGTGCGCTGGAAAAGGCATGAAATGGACAGGAGCCAAGTGTTGTGTTGATACGCCCACAACGTGCGTCGCTGGTCATGGCTCGGCTTGCGCTGGGCCGTCGGCGCACTGGACCGGGTCCCTCTGCTGCGTTGACGGTGCGGTCACATGCGCTCCAGGATCGGGCTCCGCCTGCACGGGCGTCTGGACGGGCGCATTATGCTGCGTCAAGTAACCGCATCGCTGACGGCGACATGACGCCGCCTAACTCGCTGCTGCTCCCGACGAGCGCGGCCTTGCCGTCTTCAGCGTCCGTTCCGCGACGGCCGGCGACACACTGTCTGCGGCACACGCCGGCCTCGGATTACGCCTCGACGACTGCTGGGATGTTCTTCGCGCTCGCGGGAGAGCGCGAATCCGTTATGCAGCTTGGCCCAACCTCGTGACGCTGCACATTCCGGTGAAGCGTCGCCTGGGCGCGGGGTGATAGGATCATCGTACCGTAGGGGTTGTTGTCATGACGGTGCGTCTGGTGAGTTCTTAATGTCGTGGCCGAAGCGACTCTTCCCGGGCGCCGTCTTCGCGTTGACCGTCGCGGCCTGCTCCGGTCGCACGGAGCTCGATGGTGAGGGAGGAGACCCTCCGGCGCTGTTTGTTCGTCAGGTCCTGGCGCTGGGGCCCGGGGAATGCCTCGCCAAGCCCAACCCAGTCTCCACTTTCATGCTGAAAGGCGCGCTCGATCTCGACCTGAGAAATCGCTACGACGCGGCCATATTGGTCGCCAACACACTTCCCGCTGATTTCGACGCAATCACACTGGACCGCGCAAGTGTCGTCATCCGCTCCCCCGACGGCAAGGTCGGCTCGACGAAACAGGTTCTGACCGGTGGCTTCGTCGAGCCACGCACCGCTGAGTCGTACGGCTGGGGCGTAGCGTCCGTCCAGCTCTTGGACGCCGCCGATATCGCCACTCTCGTTCCCCAATCGGCCATCCAGGATGGCGGAACCTTCACACTGAGCGCTGAGGTTCGCGTGGAGGGCGCGGCGCTTAACGGCAAGCGATATGTGTCCGCGCCCTTTCAGTACCCGATTGAGGTGTGCAGCGGCTGCCTGGTCTCGTACCCGACCGAAGCCGATGAGCCCGCTGAGCCCGGCTATCAGTGCTCCGCGTGGCTCAGCTCCGAACTCGACGAACCTCCACCTTGCCAGCTCGGGCAGGATTACTGGGTCGACTGCCGGTTCTGCGTTGCCACGGTTCCAACGTGCTCGGCACCGCAATAGCCCGGGTTGCCGCGAGTTGGGACCGCGCGGTCTGCTACTGCATTACTCACGTTGCACCCGCCGAACGCCGGCCCTGCCGACTTCACCGTCCGTTCCGCTTCCGCGGGCGACCAAACTGATGCGGCACTCGCCCGCGTCTGTTGCGCCTTGCTGACTGACGACTTGACGCTCGGCGTTCGCGGGTGAACGTGTGTCTCGTTCGCTAGGCGGACTAGCCACCTGAAACTTGTCAACGGGGACGATGTGCTCAGTCGAACCACCACGCGTCTTGGCTGTGCCGGTGTGACGGCGTGCGTGGTGCTCGCATCGAACCACGTCCGAGCAGAGGAGCCGACACCAGCGAATCCGTACTCAACCGAAGCTCGGTCATCGCCTCAACTCGGCGTTGGCGGCGGGTGGGCCGTCCCCGGATGCGATTGCGACCTTTCGAGCAGTGCGGTTGTGCGCCTGTTCGCGCTCTGGCGCGCCGGGAACTCCCGGCTTGGATTCGTCGCGGATCACGCAGAGTTTCCCTGGCGGCTACCTCGCACCTCGCATCACACGTTTGTCGGCGGTCTCGCGCGTGTTTACTCCGAGTTCGGTCCCTGGGACGTGCACGCTGGGCTTGCTGCCGGCCCTGCGTACTCTCCCGCCGGCGACGGGTGCTCGGCGGCACCGGTGGTCTTCGCTGCCCAGCCCGGCGTCGGCGTCGACTTGTGGATCGACCCCCGATGGGCGATCGGAATCACGGGCGCGTATGTGATTCCCATTGCCGGCTCCTTTCGAACTTGTGACGCGGGCGGCCCCGCGAAAGCCGACGAAGCACAGCAGGTTCTGGGCGTCGGGAGCGTCGCACTCGAAATTAGCTGGGGAGCGGGCCCAGCTCACCGGCCGTGATTGGCGCCACCTGGGTCACACTGCGCACGTCGAACGCCGGTCCCCTCGGCGCGGTACGTCGACCCCGTGCCCCAGCAACCGCCGGCGCATCGATCTCTGGCGGCGAGGCGTCGCCGCAAGGCCGACACGTGGTATCCTTCAACTCGATGGATCTCCTCGGCAGGATTACCCACGACCCCGCGGTAATGGGCGGACGCCCGTGCATTCGTGGCTTGCGTGTGACCGTCGGCACGGTCGTCGGTCTGCTTGCTTCCGGCAAAACCGCCGAGCAGGTCCTTACCGCCTATCCCTATCTGGAGCGCGACGACATCCAGGCCGCGCTGTCGTACGCTGCGTGGCGAACCGAAGAGGTTGATGTGCCGCTCAGCGACCGATGAAGCTGCTCGTCGACATGAACCTGTCACCTCTGTGGGTCGCGTTCCTGGCGGCCCACGGAGTGGACGCCGTGCACTGGAGCTCGGTCGGCGCCCCGAACGCGCCAGACGTCCAAATCATGACCCACGCGCGCGATCACGGTTTGGTCGTTTTCACGCATGATCTCGACTTCGGTGTGCTGCTGGCACTCACCCGGAGCGCGGGCCCGAGCGTTCTTCAGGTCCGCACGCAGGCCGTAATGCCAGAAGATATCGGGGACCTTGTCCTCCGTGTCCTGAGCACGTTCACCGGCGCACTCTCGAAGGGCGCACTCGTGACCGTGGATCACGCCGCGGCTCGCGTTCGAGTACTGCCCCTCCGCTAGGACAGGCACGCTGTGCCGCCTATCACGTTGCACCCGCCGAACGCCGGTCTTGCAGACTTCAGCGTCCGTTCCGCTGCCGCGGGCGAACATTCTGATGCGGCACTCGCCCGCGTCTGACGCGCCGCGCGGACTGACGACTTGACGCTCGGCGTTCGCGGGTGAACGCCGTTCCGTTAGACCGACCGAGCAGCGCACCGGTGCGTGGCGGGCAGGCGCCAGGAATTGCCGAACGGTATCACCTGTGATACCATGCCGGAGTGCTGGTCGTTCTCGACACGTCTGTCCTGGTCGCAGCGTGGAGGTCGCGACTTGGGGCCTCCTTCGAGCTGGTTCGGTTGCTTCGTGCCGGTCGGTTCGAGATAGCGGTCTCCGTCCCGCTCGTGGTGGAGTACGAATCCGCGCTCCTGCGACACATGTCACCCGGTCAGCGTCCGAGCCACGTCACCGCGTTCATCGACTACCTCTGTTTGGTCGCCCACAAGCAGGACGTGTTCTTCCTGTGGCGACCGCTGCTCAACGACCCGAACGACGATATGGTCGTGGAACTGGCGATGGCCAGTCGTGCCGGCGCGATCATTACCCACAACGTGCGCGACTTCGTCCCGGCCGCGGGACTGGGAGTCCGCGCGCTTGCACCGGCTCAGTTTCTCCTTCACCTTCAAGGACGGTAGCGATGTCGACACTCAGCCTGAGGCTCCCGGAATCCCTTCACCGCAAGCTTGCCGAGGTTGCGGAGCGGGAGGGAATTTCGCTCAACCAGCTCATTAGTTCCGCTGCCGCAGAGAAGCTCGCTGCACTCATGACCGAGGAGTACCTCGAGCGTCGCGCTGCTCGGGCAACTCGCCGGAAGTTCGACGCGGCGCTCGCGAAGGTTCCGAGCACGAAGGCGCTTCCCGGAGATGAGCTCCCCGCCGAGTACAGAAAACGCTCGCGTCGACGTGCGGTCTAACTCACGTTGCACCCGCCGAACGCCGGCCTTGCCGACTTCACCGTTCGTTCCGCTTCCGCGGGCGAACATTCTGATGCGGCACTCGCCCGCGTCTATGGCGCCTTGCCGACCGACGACTTGACGCTCGGCGTTCGCGGGTGAACGTGTGTCTCGTTTCTATAGCGGGCGACGTCAAGGAAAGATCTGTCCGTCCCGTCCCGCTTCCGCGGGCGAACATTCTGATGCGGCACTCGCCCGCGTCTGTTGCGCCTCGCCGACTGACGACTTGACGCTCGGCGCTCGCGGGTCAACGCGTGTGCCGTTATTCGGCCTCACGCCTCCCGACGCGCTCGATGGAGCCTGATGTGCAGGACTCGTGCGTAGTGCCCGAAGTCGGCGTCTGTCGAGAACACGGTGAAGCCACGACGCAATGCCACAGCGCAAATCAGGAAGTCTGTGTTCGAACCCTGAATTCCGCGTCCGCGGCATTTGTTGAAGCAACTGGCTGCTTCTTCGAAGTCTTCGTGCGAAAGCTCGACGTCTGGAAACGCCCGCAAGCGGTCGAGCAACCCTCGGTACTGTTCGGGAGTCTTGATCCCCGAAAGCAGCTCCTGCCGGATTGGCCCAATGATGACGACCCGCCCCTCGCGGATCAGCTCCACCAACTCGCGTTCCTCTGGTGTTCCCCGCGGCGCGCTGCGGCGAACCGCGTGTGACCAAACCGACGAATCGACGAGAACGTTCACTTCCTTCGCCGTTGCTTCTTGTAGTCGTAGGCTGGGTCGACGTCGATCTTGCCAAACAGCTCCACGATTTGGCCCTGCTTCCGCCGTTGAATGTACTCCAACAGCGCTTCGGTCACGGTCGCCTTCTTGGTCGGGTGCCCGCCCACGCGCAGGGCTTCATCCAGAAGCTTCTCGTCGATGGCCAGGTTCGTTGCCATGTGTGAACTCTTACACACAGGAACGTGTGGCGCAAGAGTGCCGTATAACTGGAACGCCGGCCGTGCCGAGTTTCACCGTCCGTTCCGCTTCCGCGGGCGACCATTCTGATGCGGCACTCGACCGCGTCTGTCGCGCCTTGCCGACTGACGAGGCGATGACGAGGGCGCGGATGACCCCCGTAGCCAACACGGCTGAGAGCAGACTCGAGGCGGTTCGGTACGGGCGGTCACTGGAACGTGATCACGACCAGCTTTGCGCTGGGCATGTCGAAGCTCGTCTTGGCCGTGATGGTCTCGCCGGCGATTGCGGCTCCATAAGGGATCTCGCATGAACCGTTGGCGTTCGGCACGCAAGGACAGATGCCGAGGTCGGTGCACGCGATGGCGGTGGCGGCCGTTGCGATTGCGCCGTACGCGCCCGCGGGCGCTACGATCTTTCGGTCGCAAAGGGGAGGAGCGTACTTTGGCTCGAAGTAGCAGCTGGTTGGCATCTTCTCGGGGACGAAGCTGGTGCCGTCCCATGCCTTGTCGTAACTGCCGCCAGGGTTGATGACGACCACAGGTGGAAGGAGGCAAGCGTCGGGGCACCAGTCACCTTGCTGCTGCAATTTCTCGCAGGTGTTTCCACATCCGCTGGCGAGGAGCTGCACCGAACCACTGGGTCCCTCCAGGTCGAACAAAGGATCCGGGCTGCAGTTGCTGTCGCCTCCCATGTAGATGGGCGTGGCGCGCGCATTCTGAAAACGAATCGTGATCGTGTCCGGCGCGACGTCGTCCGCGAAGTCGGCGCAGCTCCCTCCACCCGCTCCGCCACCACCACTGCCACCGGTCCCCGCGATGCCTCCGGATCCGCCGGCGCCACCGGCGCCACCGCTCCCCGAGGAGCCGCCCGTGCCCGAGCTACCGCCCGCGGCGGAGTCCTCGCTAGTCGACCCACCACACGCCATCGGAGCAAGAGCGAAGAAGCAAACCAATGACCAGCGCCCGAAGGTGTTCACGTCCACTTCCCGAGCAATCCGCGTGCCGGCGCAAGAGCGTGGTTTTCTGCAGGAAGAGTCCGGTTTGTGCCACCCCTGCGCCACACGCGACGGGCACGCTTGTCATGCCGAGCGGCTTTCCGAGCTCGATGCGGCGAACACGAAGCGGGTTCAGTGAGCCTCAACCCCCGAGCGTCGCCCGAAACAGCCTGCCCTCGCCGGTCACCGAGTATTCGGCGTCTGCGGCGCTGACGAACACGGATTGTCCGCCACCGAGCTCGAGCTTCTCTCCCGAGCGTTCCAGCACAAACCCTCCCTCGGTGCAGAGCAAGATCTCGGGACCCATCACGCTGCACTGTGCGGATGCACTCAGCGTCGACAGGCGAAACTCCGGTACCGGAGTCTGATAGACACCTTCGCTCCCGACGTGCACCGGACGCAAGACCGGAACGTCTCCGCTTCGGAACTCGAGCACGCTGCACAGCTCGGCCACGTCGACGTGTTTTGGAGTCAGGCCGCCACGGAGCACGTTGTCCGAGTTGGCCATGATCTCGATGCCGACGCCCGAGAGGTAAGCGTGCAGGTTGCCAGCGGGCAAGAAGAGCGCATCACCGGGTTCGAGCACGACGAGGTTCAAGAGCAGCGCGCTGATGACGCCGGCGTCGCCAGGGTAGAGCGCACCGAGGCGCCCCGCCCAGCGACACTCGTCCGCAAACTCGTCGTTGGCGCCGGCAAGGGTCTTACACCGGCGCAGAGTCTCGGTCACCAGTTGCTCCCGCAGCACGGCGTCAAGCGTCATGAGCCGCTCGAACACCGAACGCAGCCCCGGGTCGCCCTGCGCCAAACCCTGCAACACGAACTCGAGCCCCGGCACCGCGAGCCGCTCGAAAAAATTCAGACTTTGCGGCGCGGCACGAAATCCGCAGAGCGCGTGGAAACCCGTGAGCGCGCTGATGAGCTCGGGTTTGTGATTCGCGTCGCGATACGAACGGCTGGGCGCATCGCGGGCGATACCGCGGGCCTCCTCGCGCGCGAAACCCGCTCTCGCTTGTTCGAGGCTCGGGTGCGCTTGCAGCGACAGCGGCTGTTCCGCCGCCAGCACCTTCATCAAGAACGGCAGTCGGGGACCAAACTCGGAGAGAGA contains:
- a CDS encoding DUF433 domain-containing protein; the protein is MDLLGRITHDPAVMGGRPCIRGLRVTVGTVVGLLASGKTAEQVLTAYPYLERDDIQAALSYAAWRTEEVDVPLSDR
- a CDS encoding DUF5615 family PIN-like protein — encoded protein: MKLLVDMNLSPLWVAFLAAHGVDAVHWSSVGAPNAPDVQIMTHARDHGLVVFTHDLDFGVLLALTRSAGPSVLQVRTQAVMPEDIGDLVLRVLSTFTGALSKGALVTVDHAAARVRVLPLR
- a CDS encoding putative toxin-antitoxin system toxin component, PIN family — encoded protein: MLVVLDTSVLVAAWRSRLGASFELVRLLRAGRFEIAVSVPLVVEYESALLRHMSPGQRPSHVTAFIDYLCLVAHKQDVFFLWRPLLNDPNDDMVVELAMASRAGAIITHNVRDFVPAAGLGVRALAPAQFLLHLQGR
- a CDS encoding toxin-antitoxin system HicB family antitoxin, with the protein product MSTLSLRLPESLHRKLAEVAEREGISLNQLISSAAAEKLAALMTEEYLERRAARATRRKFDAALAKVPSTKALPGDELPAEYRKRSRRRAV
- a CDS encoding PIN domain-containing protein, which gives rise to MNVLVDSSVWSHAVRRSAPRGTPEERELVELIREGRVVIIGPIRQELLSGIKTPEQYRGLLDRLRAFPDVELSHEDFEEAASCFNKCRGRGIQGSNTDFLICAVALRRGFTVFSTDADFGHYARVLHIRLHRARREA
- a CDS encoding type II toxin-antitoxin system VapB family antitoxin produces the protein MATNLAIDEKLLDEALRVGGHPTKKATVTEALLEYIQRRKQGQIVELFGKIDVDPAYDYKKQRRRK
- the manA gene encoding mannose-6-phosphate isomerase, class I, translating into MELLENSIQPYAWGSHHAISKLLGRATPSARPEAELWLGAHPLAPSRVQRGGVWQPLDELINASPEHELGARSLSEFGPRLPFLMKVLAAEQPLSLQAHPSLEQARAGFAREEARGIARDAPSRSYRDANHKPELISALTGFHALCGFRAAPQSLNFFERLAVPGLEFVLQGLAQGDPGLRSVFERLMTLDAVLREQLVTETLRRCKTLAGANDEFADECRWAGRLGALYPGDAGVISALLLNLVVLEPGDALFLPAGNLHAYLSGVGIEIMANSDNVLRGGLTPKHVDVAELCSVLEFRSGDVPVLRPVHVGSEGVYQTPVPEFRLSTLSASAQCSVMGPEILLCTEGGFVLERSGEKLELGGGQSVFVSAADAEYSVTGEGRLFRATLGG